In Salvelinus fontinalis isolate EN_2023a unplaced genomic scaffold, ASM2944872v1 scaffold_1547, whole genome shotgun sequence, the following proteins share a genomic window:
- the LOC129849593 gene encoding UPF0193 protein EVG1-like: protein MMETSSRNQAGGGLWNCPRRTQYSKEIQEMLKLMMQESRLTNFQQRQINDKLKKGSALPLTCNPTSSAPPSLPKPKVVKNSTTRTPAKPLRRTADNCSSGDNYTRDRFRPSATRDLEKEKRRLQNILATGQEEPRPSRPRNISLDQGPEEERDRFQEVLDEIEERKEFLEEMTALGKGKQYHNIINTEISQKIRELEVIDKARSAELRTIMPEKKTE from the exons ATG ATGGAGACGTCTTCTCGTAATCAAGCTGGTGGAGGTCTGTGGAACTGTCCTAGAAGGACCCAGTACAGCAAGGAGATTCAGGAGATGCTGAAAT TAATGATGCAAGAGTCGAGACTCACCAACTTCCAGCAAAGACAGATCAATGACAAACTTAAGA AGGGATCAGCTTTGCCATTGACCTGCAACCCCACATCATCGGCACCTCCCTCACTGCCCAAACCCAAAGTCGTAAAGAATAGCACAACCCGCACTCCAGCCAAGCCCCTGAGGCGCACCGCTGACAATTGTAGTTCTGGGGACAACTACACCAGAGATAGGTTCCGCCCCAGTGCCACAC GAGAtttagagaaggagaagaggaggctCCAGAACATTCTAGCTACGGGACAGGAGGAACCCAGACCCAGTCGTCCCAGGAACATTTCCCTGGACCAGGgcccagaggaggagagggaccgctTCCAGGAGG TTTTGGATGAGATTGAGGAGAGGAAGGAGTTTCTGGAGGAGATGACAGCCCTGGGGAAAGGGAAGCAGTATCACAAcatcatcaacacagagatctcaCAG AAAATCCGTGAGCTGGAGGTGATTGATAAGGCCCGCAGTGCGGAGCTGAGGACCATTATGCCAGAGAAGAAGACTGAGTGA